A DNA window from Planctomycetota bacterium contains the following coding sequences:
- a CDS encoding penicillin-binding transpeptidase domain-containing protein: MDRSRVLVLLILALLPLGALEARLLQLQILDPGEYVGDLTSRRSTVDLARARRGRILDRHGRVLAEDQRCFDAYLVLEEYEKSPWPLETLLPLSADEARQEIEDIYARIERQLHRRPPHERRRLYARERRTPYLLCRDVSFESALAIETAPRRFPGVLIKESLKRVYPFKSVASHVVGYLGRVTANEKEFQDLLQDGYFYEGFQEIIGSDGIVQLYRRGAFHEELIGRAGIERSYDARLRGRSGLVVIERDPATGHKNVIELKPAEAGEDVELTLDAELQAHVEAVLAGPLHAAAVVLEPETGGVLALASNRGFDPNDFSPPGNAAAIRRVLGDADGKPLQSRAFAQQYQLGSIFKVVTSAAGLEEGKVRAEELLPCRGKFDERLARFNCWIWNEFRGMHHELTLHEALERSCNCYYYELGRRCGMETVAKWARALGFGAPTGLDLPGEAAGRVPDRARWENDVLSFAIGQHELMVTPIQAAVLLAAIANGGRIVTPHLRRAETPAPRPSGLSPTTIQEIRRGLYDVVHAPQGTAHRTELKRFAAAGKTSTAQAGGGRTHAWFGGYAPHDAPRYVVVVFVENGGHGGEAAGPPAARILERLLKPPRDAQAQ; encoded by the coding sequence ATGGACCGGTCCCGCGTGCTCGTGCTCCTCATTCTCGCCCTCCTCCCCCTGGGGGCGCTCGAGGCCCGCCTCCTCCAGTTGCAGATCCTCGACCCGGGCGAGTATGTGGGGGACCTGACCTCCCGCCGCTCGACCGTGGATCTGGCGCGCGCCCGCCGCGGACGGATCCTCGACCGGCACGGCCGGGTTCTGGCCGAAGACCAGCGGTGCTTCGACGCCTACCTCGTCCTGGAGGAATACGAAAAGTCCCCCTGGCCGCTGGAGACGCTCCTTCCCCTCTCCGCCGACGAGGCGCGACAGGAAATCGAAGACATCTACGCCCGGATCGAGCGGCAGCTCCACCGACGGCCGCCCCACGAACGGCGCCGCCTGTACGCCCGCGAGCGCCGCACCCCCTACCTGCTCTGTCGCGATGTTTCCTTCGAGTCCGCCCTGGCGATCGAAACCGCCCCGCGGCGCTTTCCGGGCGTCCTCATCAAGGAATCCCTCAAGCGGGTCTATCCGTTCAAGAGCGTGGCTTCCCACGTCGTCGGATACCTGGGCCGGGTCACCGCCAACGAGAAGGAATTTCAGGACCTCCTCCAGGACGGTTATTTCTACGAGGGCTTCCAGGAGATCATCGGTTCCGACGGCATCGTCCAGCTTTACCGGCGCGGCGCCTTCCACGAGGAGCTGATCGGACGCGCGGGGATCGAGCGCAGCTATGACGCGCGCCTGCGCGGCCGTTCGGGACTGGTCGTGATCGAGCGGGATCCCGCCACCGGCCATAAGAACGTCATCGAGCTCAAGCCCGCCGAGGCGGGCGAAGACGTGGAGCTGACCCTCGACGCGGAGCTTCAGGCGCACGTGGAGGCGGTGCTCGCGGGTCCCCTGCACGCGGCGGCCGTGGTTCTGGAGCCGGAGACGGGCGGGGTCCTGGCCTTGGCCTCCAACCGCGGCTTCGATCCCAACGACTTCTCCCCGCCCGGCAACGCCGCGGCGATCCGGCGGGTGCTGGGAGACGCCGACGGCAAGCCTCTCCAGAGCCGGGCCTTTGCCCAGCAGTACCAGCTCGGTTCCATCTTCAAGGTGGTGACCTCGGCGGCGGGGCTCGAGGAAGGAAAAGTGCGGGCGGAGGAGCTGCTGCCCTGCCGCGGGAAGTTCGACGAACGGCTGGCCCGCTTCAACTGCTGGATCTGGAACGAATTTCGGGGCATGCATCACGAGCTGACGCTCCACGAGGCGCTGGAGCGTTCGTGCAACTGCTACTACTACGAGCTGGGGCGGCGGTGCGGGATGGAGACGGTGGCCAAGTGGGCCCGCGCCCTGGGGTTCGGCGCCCCCACGGGGCTGGATCTCCCCGGTGAGGCGGCCGGCCGCGTTCCCGACCGGGCGCGCTGGGAAAACGACGTCCTCTCCTTCGCCATCGGCCAGCACGAGTTGATGGTGACCCCGATCCAGGCCGCGGTGCTCCTGGCGGCGATCGCCAACGGCGGGCGGATCGTCACCCCTCACCTGCGGCGTGCGGAGACGCCGGCGCCGCGGCCGTCGGGACTTTCGCCGACGACGATTCAGGAAATCCGCCGGGGACTCTACGACGTGGTGCACGCTCCGCAGGGAACGGCGCACCGGACCGAGCTCAAGCGCTTCGCGGCCGCCGGCAAGACGAGCACCGCGCAGGCGGGAGGCGGACGCACGCACGCCTGGTTCGGCGGATACGCGCCGCACGACGCTCCCCGATACGTGGTGGTGGTCTTCGTGGAAAACGGCGGGCACGGAGGCGAAGCCGCCGGCCCTCCGGCGGCCCGGATCCTGGAGCGGCTTCTGAAGCCGCCGCGCGATGCCCAGGCTCAATAA
- the mreC gene encoding rod shape-determining protein MreC, with translation MPSKKRRFSPLPLAGISLALLVLPAGFSQRVRLTALAGLRPFEKLAGLVLDPSRRLLGGAGDAALRAQLDYLNDQVRRQANEIAILRAQLEAAGALKPYAREHRFRLLPADVVLPTDASSWRKSLVLARGARDGVRPGQLVVYNHQLVGRVVEAAPWTCRAQAITDPAFRAAAVATPQASASGVTFEQRHVGVYEGTAGPNGRLKWISGEVPVGRNSYVLTTEDPHNGVPRGLVLGRIAGMSSSREASLRADVEPVLNFRALEHVMILVPDSAP, from the coding sequence GTGCCGTCCAAGAAACGGAGATTCTCTCCGCTGCCCCTGGCGGGGATTTCGCTGGCGCTGCTCGTCCTGCCGGCGGGGTTCTCTCAACGCGTCCGCCTGACGGCGCTGGCCGGACTTCGCCCGTTCGAGAAACTGGCCGGCCTGGTCCTGGATCCTTCCCGCCGCCTCCTCGGCGGCGCCGGCGACGCCGCCCTGCGCGCGCAGCTCGATTACCTCAACGACCAGGTCCGCCGCCAGGCCAACGAGATCGCCATCCTCCGCGCTCAGCTCGAGGCCGCCGGAGCCCTCAAACCCTACGCGCGCGAACACCGATTCCGGCTTCTGCCCGCGGATGTCGTGCTCCCCACGGACGCTTCCTCCTGGCGCAAGTCGCTCGTCCTGGCCCGCGGCGCCCGCGACGGCGTGCGCCCCGGTCAGCTCGTCGTCTACAACCATCAACTCGTCGGCCGCGTCGTCGAGGCGGCCCCCTGGACCTGCCGCGCGCAGGCGATCACCGACCCGGCTTTCCGCGCCGCCGCCGTCGCCACTCCCCAGGCCTCGGCTTCCGGCGTCACCTTCGAACAGCGCCACGTGGGCGTTTACGAGGGAACCGCCGGTCCCAACGGCCGCCTCAAGTGGATCTCGGGCGAAGTCCCGGTGGGCCGCAACAGCTACGTCCTGACCACCGAGGATCCCCACAACGGCGTCCCCCGCGGTCTGGTGCTGGGACGCATCGCCGGAATGTCCTCCAGCCGCGAAGCTTCGCTCCGGGCGGACGTGGAGCCCGTCCTGAACTTCCGGGCGCTGGAACACGTGATGATCCTGGTTCCGGACTCCGCTCCGTAG
- a CDS encoding sigma-54 dependent transcriptional regulator, which yields MSPARRILIVDDEPSICDVLSISLRKEGYEVVAETNPRRALERFRRERFDVVLQDLKMPEMDGLDLLREIKRFREDAVVVIMTAYSTWDRAVEAMRLGAYHYIKKPFDTQVDVKGTIARALQSRGSHVDFARSFDEMLQKIGLVIGYSKAMHQVRDLVFRAAPTDSTVLIQGESGVGKELIARALHYGSPRSEHKFIAVNCGALTETLLESELFGHVRGSFTGAVTDKVGLVEVADKGTLFLDEVSEMSPQLQVKVLRLLEEKEFKPVGSVQTRRADVRFITATNKDLEQEIARGTFRKDLYYRLNVIPIHVPPLRERRDDIPLLAEHFLARYAREMKRPDRRFAPEVKEALLRHDWPGNIRQLENAVQRAVALSEGPTITLKDLFEDADAGGAPASMSDVPVRPLGAGGLDLDQTMAEIEVGYLKRALELAGGSYTRAAQLLKMSLRSFRYKLQKYGIDREA from the coding sequence ATGAGCCCCGCCCGACGGATCCTCATCGTCGACGACGAGCCTTCCATCTGCGACGTCCTGTCGATTTCGCTCCGCAAGGAGGGCTACGAGGTTGTGGCCGAGACCAACCCGCGGCGGGCGCTCGAACGGTTCCGCAGGGAGCGCTTCGACGTCGTTCTCCAGGACCTCAAGATGCCCGAGATGGACGGGCTCGATCTTTTGCGGGAAATCAAGCGGTTCCGGGAGGACGCCGTCGTCGTCATCATGACGGCCTACTCGACCTGGGACCGGGCCGTCGAAGCCATGCGGCTGGGGGCCTACCACTATATTAAGAAGCCCTTCGACACGCAGGTGGACGTCAAGGGAACGATCGCGCGGGCGTTGCAGTCCCGGGGGAGCCACGTCGATTTCGCCCGCAGCTTCGACGAGATGCTCCAGAAAATCGGCCTGGTCATCGGCTACTCCAAGGCCATGCACCAGGTCCGGGACCTCGTCTTCCGGGCGGCCCCCACGGACTCCACCGTTCTCATCCAGGGGGAAAGCGGCGTCGGCAAGGAACTCATCGCCCGCGCGCTCCACTACGGGTCGCCCCGCTCCGAGCACAAGTTCATCGCCGTCAACTGCGGGGCGCTCACGGAGACGCTTCTCGAAAGCGAACTCTTCGGGCACGTCCGCGGATCCTTCACCGGCGCGGTCACCGACAAGGTGGGGCTCGTCGAGGTCGCCGACAAGGGGACGCTGTTCCTCGACGAAGTGAGCGAGATGAGCCCCCAGCTCCAGGTCAAAGTGCTGCGGCTCCTCGAAGAGAAGGAATTCAAGCCCGTCGGGAGCGTCCAGACGCGCCGCGCGGACGTCCGGTTCATCACCGCCACGAACAAGGATCTCGAGCAGGAGATCGCCCGCGGGACTTTCCGCAAGGATCTCTATTACCGGCTCAACGTCATCCCCATCCATGTCCCGCCGCTCCGCGAACGGCGGGACGACATCCCGCTGCTGGCCGAACACTTCCTGGCCCGGTACGCCCGCGAGATGAAGCGGCCCGATCGGCGCTTCGCCCCCGAGGTCAAGGAAGCGCTGCTTCGGCACGACTGGCCGGGGAACATCCGCCAGCTCGAAAACGCCGTGCAGCGCGCGGTCGCCCTCTCGGAGGGTCCCACGATCACCCTCAAGGACCTTTTCGAGGACGCGGACGCGGGAGGCGCGCCCGCTTCCATGTCCGACGTGCCCGTGCGCCCTCTGGGGGCCGGGGGGCTGGATCTCGACCAGACGATGGCGGAAATCGAGGTCGGATACCTCAAGCGCGCCCTGGAGCTGGCCGGCGGGAGCTACACCCGCGCGGCGCAGCTCTTGAAGATGTCCCTGCGCTCCTTCCGCTACAAGCTCCAGAAGTACGGCATCGACCGGGAGGCCTGA
- a CDS encoding FtsW/RodA/SpoVE family cell cycle protein: MPRLNKTILTCVLLLAGMGMLCLWTVAPPTDLSGEAVTKSIFLKQATFLAAALPLMVLAAWPHYQHYRRGAFFFYAICLVALAALLLKGRYTRGARGWFALGPVNVQPAEFMKIALVLTLARVLMYGREVQRIRGLILPVTLTAVPAALILVQPDLGTTLLLIPTLLAMLYVAGARRIHLAGMILALALAAPVGYFFVLKDYQKNRLIAFALPDKVPPDVRYQRDQSVKACAQGRFLGRGLGESGVFFPFHIPDRHTDFVYSIIAEELGFVGSTFVLLLFAVYFGQSYRIAYQSREPFGRLVVVGLTTLLATQTLINLGMTLGVAPITGVTLPFVSYGGSSLLSCAAAAGLVLNVSARWQPGFSSRDMAGGSVEISSFRPQAVKWLSF, translated from the coding sequence ATGCCCAGGCTCAATAAGACGATCCTGACCTGCGTTCTGCTCCTGGCGGGCATGGGAATGCTGTGCCTCTGGACCGTGGCGCCGCCCACCGATCTCTCGGGCGAAGCGGTCACGAAATCGATTTTCCTCAAGCAGGCGACGTTCCTGGCGGCGGCCCTCCCGCTGATGGTGCTGGCGGCCTGGCCGCACTACCAGCACTACCGGCGCGGGGCGTTCTTCTTCTACGCGATCTGCCTGGTGGCCCTGGCGGCCCTCCTCCTCAAGGGGCGCTACACCCGGGGCGCCCGGGGATGGTTCGCCCTGGGTCCCGTCAACGTGCAACCCGCCGAGTTCATGAAGATCGCGCTCGTCCTGACCCTGGCGCGGGTCCTCATGTACGGCCGCGAAGTCCAGCGTATCCGGGGTCTGATCCTCCCCGTGACCCTGACCGCCGTCCCGGCGGCGCTCATCCTGGTGCAGCCCGATCTCGGCACCACGCTCCTTCTGATTCCCACCCTGCTGGCGATGCTCTACGTCGCGGGCGCCCGCCGAATCCATCTGGCGGGAATGATCCTCGCCCTGGCTCTCGCGGCGCCGGTGGGATACTTCTTCGTTCTCAAGGACTACCAGAAGAACCGCCTCATCGCTTTCGCGCTGCCGGACAAGGTTCCTCCCGACGTGCGCTATCAGCGGGATCAGTCCGTCAAGGCCTGCGCGCAGGGACGCTTCCTCGGACGGGGGCTGGGGGAATCGGGCGTCTTCTTTCCCTTCCACATCCCCGACCGGCACACGGACTTCGTCTATTCGATCATCGCCGAGGAACTGGGCTTCGTGGGGTCGACGTTTGTGCTTCTCCTGTTCGCCGTCTATTTCGGTCAATCTTACCGCATCGCCTACCAGTCCCGGGAGCCCTTTGGGCGACTCGTCGTGGTGGGCCTGACCACCCTTTTGGCGACCCAAACCCTGATCAATCTGGGAATGACGCTCGGCGTGGCCCCGATCACGGGGGTGACGCTCCCGTTCGTCTCCTACGGAGGCTCCTCCCTGCTGAGCTGCGCGGCGGCGGCGGGACTGGTCCTGAACGTCTCGGCCCGCTGGCAACCGGGGTTCTCCTCGCGCGACATGGCCGGCGGATCCGTGGAAATCTCGAGCTTCCGCCCTCAGGCCGTCAAGTGGCTCTCGTTCTGA
- the mreD gene encoding rod shape-determining protein MreD — MVRYSTFKIAALAGVALVAEATLLEACALKGARAEALLSLACFAALFARDSRQGLLGAWLVGLVKDAASVGPLGLHALLFLGAGWAVLQIRQVLFRESPVTQLAVAFVATCGVQAAAALFIAATAGGIPIGIIAAKTLLSALLTAALTPPLHLLLAQTRWLVR; from the coding sequence ATGGTCCGTTACAGCACCTTCAAAATCGCGGCGCTCGCCGGGGTCGCCCTGGTGGCCGAGGCGACGCTCCTGGAGGCCTGCGCGCTCAAAGGCGCGCGCGCGGAGGCGCTCCTTTCCCTGGCCTGCTTCGCCGCCCTCTTCGCCCGGGATTCCCGGCAGGGACTTCTGGGCGCCTGGCTTGTCGGGCTGGTCAAGGACGCCGCCAGCGTCGGCCCCCTGGGCCTGCACGCGCTGCTCTTCCTGGGCGCCGGATGGGCGGTGCTCCAGATCCGCCAGGTCCTCTTCCGCGAAAGCCCCGTCACCCAGCTCGCGGTCGCGTTCGTCGCCACGTGCGGGGTCCAGGCCGCCGCGGCGCTCTTCATCGCCGCCACCGCCGGCGGGATCCCCATCGGGATCATCGCCGCCAAAACCCTCCTTTCCGCCCTCCTGACGGCCGCCCTCACGCCCCCGCTCCACCTGCTCCTGGCCCAAACCCGATGGCTGGTGCGCTGA
- the glp gene encoding gephyrin-like molybdotransferase Glp has translation MKTVQEALEIILAEAPPPRPVDVPLAEALGHALAEEVVSDADVPPFDRAMMDGYAVRSEDSGPREVIEEVPAGRVPSRAVVAGTCAKIMTGAPLPPGADAVQQVEKVVREGTRVTLLEPVRPGQNVTPRGRELRRGDRVLGPGRRIGPAEAGALAAAGRARVRVYARPRVALLVTGDELVPPGEVPGPGKIRNSNSFSLAAQVRELGLACDDLGVVGDDPEALRARIREGLRRDLLVISGGVSAGDRDFVIPALEAEGVRIRLHQVRIRPGRPFCFAPGVFGLPGNPVSSFVIFEIFVRPYLGRTMGLDLSRPRVAARLETSVDRPNERAQFLPAEIRFEGAGYRARTVPWAGSADLFALTRANGFLIVPPGATYEAGALVECVLL, from the coding sequence ATGAAGACGGTCCAGGAGGCGCTCGAAATCATCCTCGCCGAGGCGCCGCCGCCCCGCCCCGTGGACGTGCCTCTGGCGGAGGCCCTCGGCCACGCCCTGGCCGAGGAGGTCGTCTCCGACGCCGACGTGCCGCCCTTCGACCGGGCCATGATGGACGGCTACGCCGTGCGCTCGGAGGATTCCGGACCGCGGGAGGTGATCGAGGAGGTTCCGGCCGGCCGGGTTCCGTCCCGTGCGGTCGTTGCCGGCACGTGCGCCAAGATCATGACGGGCGCGCCGCTTCCGCCGGGGGCGGACGCGGTGCAGCAGGTGGAGAAAGTCGTGCGCGAGGGAACGCGGGTGACTCTGCTCGAGCCCGTGCGGCCGGGGCAGAACGTGACGCCCCGCGGGCGCGAGCTTCGCCGCGGCGATCGGGTGCTGGGGCCGGGCCGGCGGATCGGCCCCGCGGAGGCGGGGGCTTTGGCGGCGGCGGGGCGGGCGCGCGTCCGGGTTTACGCCAGGCCGCGCGTGGCGCTCCTGGTGACCGGGGACGAGCTGGTGCCGCCGGGGGAAGTCCCGGGGCCGGGGAAAATCCGCAATTCGAACAGCTTCTCGCTGGCGGCGCAGGTGCGGGAGCTCGGTCTGGCCTGCGACGATCTCGGGGTCGTCGGCGACGATCCGGAGGCGCTTCGCGCGCGCATTCGCGAAGGACTCCGGAGGGATCTTCTCGTCATCTCGGGGGGCGTGTCGGCGGGAGATCGCGACTTCGTGATTCCCGCGCTCGAAGCGGAGGGCGTCCGGATCCGGCTCCACCAGGTTCGGATCCGTCCGGGGCGTCCGTTCTGTTTCGCTCCCGGCGTCTTCGGGCTTCCGGGGAACCCCGTTTCTTCGTTCGTCATCTTCGAAATCTTCGTGCGTCCTTATCTCGGGAGGACGATGGGGTTGGATCTGTCCCGGCCCCGGGTGGCGGCGCGGCTGGAGACGTCCGTGGACCGGCCCAACGAACGCGCCCAGTTCCTTCCGGCGGAGATCCGCTTCGAGGGGGCGGGATACCGGGCGAGGACCGTTCCCTGGGCGGGTTCGGCCGATCTTTTCGCGCTGACGCGGGCGAACGGGTTTCTGATCGTTCCGCCGGGGGCGACGTACGAAGCGGGGGCGCTCGTCGAATGCGTGCTGTTGTGA